A part of Maridesulfovibrio hydrothermalis AM13 = DSM 14728 genomic DNA contains:
- the rny gene encoding ribonuclease Y: MFGDFFLIIFGMALGAAGGYALHRYVNSKRLADSQGLADRIVQEARKEAEAMKKEIRLQAQDEVYALKKEQENEYKEMERGLRKQEARLQEKEERLEKKLEKVANKESEVVTLEKRMIKQEKKLEDLREGLERRKDEHERKLQEVSGLTVEEARDKLMTEIESRTRHEAAKMVRSIEMEAKEEGSRKARKILALAIQRYSGDYVNEQTVTAVALPSEDMKGRIIGREGRNIRALEAATGVDLIIDDTPETVVLSAYSPLRREVAKQALERLIHDGRIHPARIEDIVNKVEQEMDVKLREIGEQATFDVGVHGIHPEIVKLIGQLQYRTSFSQNVLQHSLEVAFLCGIMAAELGMDEKMAKRAGLLHDIGKAVDHEIEGPHAVIGADLAKKHGESKEIIHAIQAHHEDVPPLSILATLVQAADSLSGARPGARKELLENYVKRLEELENVATGFDGVSKAYAIQAGREIRVMVDAEKVTDDNTHMLCKDIATKIENNMTYPGQIRVTVIRERRSVGYAK; encoded by the coding sequence ATGTTCGGGGATTTTTTTCTGATTATTTTTGGAATGGCCCTAGGTGCCGCAGGCGGTTATGCCCTGCACCGTTATGTGAATTCCAAGCGCTTGGCAGATTCACAGGGGTTGGCTGACAGGATTGTCCAGGAAGCCCGTAAAGAAGCTGAAGCCATGAAAAAAGAAATCAGGCTTCAGGCTCAGGACGAAGTTTATGCTCTTAAAAAAGAGCAGGAAAATGAGTACAAAGAAATGGAACGCGGCCTGAGAAAACAGGAAGCGCGTCTCCAGGAAAAAGAAGAACGTCTTGAGAAAAAGCTTGAAAAGGTCGCTAATAAAGAGTCCGAAGTTGTGACTCTTGAAAAGCGCATGATCAAGCAGGAAAAGAAACTCGAAGACCTGCGTGAAGGTCTTGAAAGAAGAAAGGATGAGCATGAGCGTAAGCTTCAGGAAGTCTCCGGACTTACTGTGGAGGAAGCCCGCGACAAGCTTATGACTGAAATAGAAAGCCGGACTCGTCACGAAGCAGCCAAAATGGTTCGCTCAATCGAGATGGAAGCAAAGGAAGAAGGCTCCCGCAAGGCTCGTAAGATTTTGGCCCTTGCCATCCAGCGTTATTCCGGTGACTACGTGAATGAGCAGACTGTTACTGCTGTGGCCCTTCCCTCGGAAGATATGAAGGGACGTATCATCGGTCGTGAAGGTCGTAACATTCGAGCGCTCGAAGCAGCGACAGGTGTTGACCTTATTATTGATGATACACCGGAAACAGTTGTTCTTTCCGCTTACAGCCCGCTGCGCCGCGAGGTTGCTAAGCAGGCTCTTGAAAGGTTGATCCATGACGGACGCATTCACCCTGCACGAATCGAAGACATCGTGAACAAGGTGGAACAGGAAATGGACGTCAAACTGCGTGAAATCGGTGAACAGGCTACATTTGATGTAGGCGTTCACGGGATTCATCCTGAGATTGTTAAATTGATCGGCCAGCTTCAGTACCGCACCAGTTTTTCTCAGAATGTGTTGCAGCACTCTCTGGAAGTTGCATTCCTTTGCGGAATTATGGCAGCAGAGCTGGGCATGGACGAGAAGATGGCTAAGCGCGCAGGACTTCTTCATGACATAGGTAAAGCCGTTGACCATGAAATCGAAGGACCGCACGCTGTTATCGGTGCTGATCTTGCTAAAAAACATGGTGAATCCAAGGAAATTATCCACGCTATTCAGGCTCACCATGAAGATGTTCCTCCTCTGTCAATTCTGGCGACACTTGTACAGGCTGCGGATTCACTTTCCGGTGCCCGTCCCGGTGCCAGAAAAGAGCTTCTCGAAAACTACGTGAAGCGGCTTGAAGAGCTGGAAAATGTTGCGACCGGTTTTGACGGAGTATCCAAGGCATATGCCATTCAGGCCGGCCGTGAGATCAGGGTTATGGTCGATGCTGAAAAAGTTACTGACGATAATACTCATATGCTCTGTAAAGACATTGCTACCAAGATTGAAAATAATATGACTTATCCCGGTCAGATTCGTGTAACCGTAATTCGTGAACGCCGTTCCGTCGGTTATGCAAAATAG
- a CDS encoding TIGR00282 family metallophosphoesterase: protein MRILFLGDIVGRPGRKGVASKVKGLRKDLGLDLIIANAENASQGIGLSIKNARDLLGCGIDILTSGNHIWKFQNLYSYLNTSERIIRPANVSESAPGRGWTIFEVRDDLQVAVINLQGRTFMTAADCPFRGADKILQDIPAEVKVVLVDFHAEATSEKQCLGRYLDGRVSVMVGTHTHVQTNDARIFDEGTGYITDLGMCGPTESCLGLTPKPVIKRFVSGLPQKWKVAGGPVELQGVLIEINEESGKTTSIKTWNSGRITGC from the coding sequence ATGCGGATTCTTTTCCTTGGTGACATCGTAGGCAGACCCGGCAGAAAGGGGGTTGCCTCTAAAGTAAAAGGGTTGCGCAAAGATCTTGGACTTGATCTGATTATTGCCAACGCTGAAAATGCATCGCAGGGCATCGGGCTATCCATAAAAAACGCCAGAGATCTGCTCGGGTGCGGTATTGATATCCTTACTTCCGGTAATCATATCTGGAAATTTCAAAATTTATATTCCTACCTGAATACATCAGAACGAATTATCAGACCTGCCAATGTGTCTGAAAGTGCGCCCGGACGGGGCTGGACAATTTTTGAAGTTCGTGATGACTTGCAGGTTGCTGTTATAAATCTGCAAGGCCGTACTTTTATGACCGCTGCGGACTGCCCTTTCAGAGGGGCTGATAAAATATTGCAGGATATCCCCGCGGAAGTGAAAGTTGTTCTGGTAGATTTTCATGCCGAAGCCACGTCTGAAAAGCAGTGTCTGGGGCGGTATCTTGATGGGCGGGTGAGTGTCATGGTCGGAACTCATACCCATGTGCAGACAAATGATGCACGGATATTTGATGAAGGGACCGGCTACATAACCGATCTCGGCATGTGCGGCCCGACGGAATCCTGTCTGGGACTTACACCTAAGCCGGTAATAAAACGATTTGTCTCAGGGTTGCCGCAAAAGTGGAAAGTAGCCGGAGGGCCTGTTGAATTACAGGGTGTTTTGATAGAAATAAATGAAGAATCCGGCAAAACCACTTCCATCAAAACATGGAATTCAGGACGCATTACAGGTTGCTGA